A single window of [Clostridium] hylemonae DSM 15053 DNA harbors:
- a CDS encoding replication-associated recombination protein A: MNEQLSLFDNERELTPLASRLRPESLDDFAGQEHLLGPGRLLRQLIDKDQISSMIFWGPPGVGKTTLARIIARRTKADFIDFSAVTSGIKEIKEVMSKAEKDRHAGIRTLVFVDEIHRFNKAQQDAFLPYVEKGSIILIGATTENPSFEINAALLSRCKVFVLQALTEKDLLRLLGHALSSPAGFGHLNVDITPESLQMIAGFANGDARTALNTLEMAVLNGELTPEKTIVTKASIEQCISRKSLLYDKNGEEHYNLISALHKSMRNSDPDAAVYWLSRMLEAGEDPLYVARRLVRFASEDVGMADSQALPLAVAGYQACHFLGMPECNVHLTHVVTYLSMAPKSNALYIACETCRADAQKCLAEPVPLHLRNAPTKLMKDLHYGKGYEYAHDSDDKLTTMQCMPDSLKDKTYYHPTDEGAEAQVKARLAQIRAFRGTGMDSGKK; encoded by the coding sequence ATGAACGAACAACTCTCTCTTTTTGATAACGAACGGGAGCTCACCCCGCTCGCCAGCCGGCTCCGGCCTGAAAGCCTGGACGATTTTGCCGGGCAGGAACATCTGCTTGGTCCCGGCAGACTGCTGCGGCAGCTCATTGACAAAGACCAGATATCATCCATGATATTCTGGGGACCTCCGGGCGTAGGCAAGACGACGCTGGCCCGCATCATCGCCAGGAGGACAAAAGCGGATTTTATCGATTTCAGCGCTGTCACAAGCGGAATCAAAGAAATCAAAGAAGTAATGTCCAAAGCAGAGAAGGACAGGCATGCCGGCATCCGCACGCTCGTCTTTGTGGACGAGATCCACCGTTTCAACAAAGCCCAGCAGGACGCCTTCCTGCCATATGTGGAAAAGGGAAGCATCATCCTCATCGGAGCCACGACGGAAAATCCTTCGTTTGAGATCAATGCTGCTCTTCTGTCCAGATGTAAAGTATTTGTCCTTCAGGCGCTCACAGAAAAGGACCTGCTGCGCCTGCTCGGCCACGCGCTCTCCTCCCCGGCCGGATTCGGGCATCTCAATGTAGATATCACACCGGAATCCCTCCAGATGATCGCCGGCTTTGCCAACGGGGATGCGCGCACTGCCCTGAACACGCTTGAGATGGCTGTTCTCAACGGCGAACTCACGCCCGAAAAGACCATTGTCACGAAAGCATCCATCGAACAGTGCATCAGCAGGAAATCACTGCTCTACGACAAAAATGGGGAGGAACACTACAACCTCATCTCCGCGCTTCACAAGTCCATGCGCAACAGCGACCCCGACGCGGCGGTCTACTGGCTTTCACGGATGCTTGAAGCAGGGGAAGACCCGCTCTATGTCGCGCGCAGGCTCGTCCGCTTTGCAAGTGAAGACGTCGGCATGGCAGACAGCCAGGCTCTTCCGCTGGCCGTGGCCGGCTATCAGGCCTGTCATTTTCTCGGAATGCCGGAGTGCAATGTACACCTCACCCATGTTGTCACCTATCTGTCCATGGCGCCCAAGTCCAACGCTCTGTATATCGCCTGTGAGACATGCCGCGCGGACGCACAGAAGTGTCTGGCGGAACCGGTGCCCCTCCACCTGCGCAACGCGCCAACAAAGCTGATGAAAGACCTGCACTACGGAAAAGGCTACGAGTATGCCCATGACTCTGACGATAAGCTGACAACGATGCAGTGTATGCCCGACAGTTTAAAAGACAAGACCTACTATCATCCGACCGACGAGGGCGCAGAAGCACAGGTCAAGGCCAGGCTTGCGCAGATCAGGGCGTTCCGCGGTACAGGCATGGACAGCGGGAAAAAATAA
- a CDS encoding (2Fe-2S) ferredoxin domain-containing protein, with product MKVQICIGSSCHLRGSETIVKTFNRLLKEEKLEAQVELCGSFCMGACSKGVSVKIGENIYHVKPEDAEDFFREVIRKEAAR from the coding sequence ATGAAAGTCCAGATATGTATCGGAAGTTCCTGCCATCTGCGGGGATCGGAGACGATCGTAAAGACGTTTAACAGGCTTCTGAAAGAGGAGAAGCTGGAGGCGCAGGTAGAACTGTGCGGTTCCTTCTGTATGGGAGCCTGTTCCAAAGGGGTAAGCGTGAAGATCGGGGAAAATATTTATCATGTGAAGCCGGAAGACGCGGAAGATTTCTTCCGTGAAGTCATACGGAAGGAGGCGGCCAGGTGA
- a CDS encoding barstar family protein: protein MKEVILDAAHMQKKEETHVYLREKFGFPDYYGANLDAFYDCLTECAGLRVIVLNHAQAGPYASAVIQIMMDADAEVELR from the coding sequence ATGAAGGAAGTTATACTGGATGCCGCACATATGCAGAAGAAAGAAGAGACTCATGTATACCTCAGGGAGAAGTTTGGATTTCCGGATTATTACGGGGCCAATCTGGATGCGTTTTACGACTGTCTCACGGAATGCGCCGGGCTGAGAGTCATCGTGCTGAATCATGCGCAGGCCGGTCCTTACGCGTCCGCGGTCATACAAATAATGATGGATGCGGATGCAGAAGTCGAATTGCGTTAA
- a CDS encoding ribonuclease domain-containing protein: MSRKLRCLAGVLVLLFCLTAGGCGGADDYGISAGGAGQETGDRGNTVKVEESGEYTSKEEVAAYIHTYGHLPDNYITKREAKALGWDSRKGNLDEAAPGKSIGGDPFGNYEGLLPEKPGRKYYECDIGGDGGYRGAERIVYSDDGLVYYTEDHYESFDLLYEGK; this comes from the coding sequence ATGAGCAGAAAGTTACGCTGCCTGGCAGGGGTATTAGTCCTGCTGTTCTGTCTGACGGCCGGCGGCTGCGGCGGTGCGGACGATTATGGAATATCCGCCGGCGGAGCCGGACAGGAGACAGGAGACAGAGGAAATACAGTCAAAGTTGAGGAGTCGGGGGAATATACTTCAAAAGAAGAAGTTGCGGCTTATATTCATACATATGGGCATCTGCCGGATAACTATATCACGAAGAGAGAGGCAAAAGCGCTCGGCTGGGACAGCAGGAAGGGGAACCTGGACGAGGCGGCGCCGGGAAAAAGCATCGGCGGTGACCCGTTCGGCAACTATGAAGGGCTTCTGCCGGAAAAGCCGGGCCGGAAATATTATGAGTGTGATATCGGCGGAGACGGAGGGTACCGGGGGGCAGAGCGGATCGTCTATTCGGACGACGGCCTTGTCTATTATACGGAAGACCATTATGAGAGTTTTGACTTGTTATACGAAGGGAAATGA